AGCCCACCCAGTCGGTGGGCTGCGGACGCCGTGGCCTTCGTCGTGAAGCATTCGAGAGCTGGCATAGTGCCTCTCTGCACCAACGTTGCCGCTTTACTGGAACAGCGAGATCGGTAATCAACTTTCGCACGCAACAGCACTAAATACGTTTGTTGCATCGACGCCGCACTGTCTTCACCTGTAGTTTAACTGTTCTAGGCTCACTCAAGAAAACGAGGCTTTAGGTCGTGAATTACAGGCCTGCAAGTTAATGTCCGCACAGGCCGCAGATGCTAAGACAGTTGCAACCAACACGCATTCACCACAGCACGACCACAAGTAAGTGTATGTACACTATGGTAGTTCTGTGCAGCCCGCTCGTGTGGTTGTGTGAGGTCTGGCTTGCTCAGGACCAGGGGCCTAGCCATAAATCTTTTTTTCGCAAAAGGGGGGAAGGGAGGTTCAAAGATACTTTATGTATGCTCATGtatatgtttgtatgtgtgtgaatatatatatgcaagcaaatttttaaaatttcaggggggggggggggcatgcttgATCTATGACCTCTTGTTTGAACCCCCTCAAATTACCCCCTTGGCTATGCCCCTGTTCAGGACTTTTGTTATGTAGAGGAGAATGAAGGACTGGCAGTGTCAGGCTCCTCTGCGATGAGGTGGGGAAGGGGACGTGCTGTAGATGGTTTGTGTACAAACCATGTTGCATAAAGTGAAGACTTTAAACACTTATATATTGATGTAAATTATGCTGTCACATATTTTCAGTAGCCTAATTTCTAGAGAAATATTTTACGTCGATCTCATCACATTTTAGTGTTCTGGCTTTTCATTTCTTTACAGACCACGTGGCACAGAGCACGCTGCATCGGCAAGCACTTTTGAACTAGCAACTGTAAGTGATGCAGAAAATTTTAGCCGTGGTATTGCAGCTTCTCTTGTGAACACGAAGAAGAAAGGGGCTATTTACACACTCAAGGTGATGCACAAATATCGCCCATTTCGTGGTACAAGTGCTCTAAATGTAAGAAGCAGTTGCTAATAACTTTTCTAACCCTTTACTTTTGAAaaggttctggagcagttgcaTCAGTTTGGAAACCCTTGGGTGCCCTTAGACAGCTGCCTTTGTGAAGCCTGCAAATCTTTTGAAGGAACAAAAGTGTCCCCAAAGGCTCTAACCTTCAACCTTCTCGACAAAGGCCACACAGCAGTTATTCGAAGAAAACTGTCGGGAAAGATTTGTTATGTTGGCCACCTTGACACCAGTGCACCACACTGGATCTGGCTTGGTCTTGATCTGCCTTATCCTGGTTAGTATTAGGTAGTTGAGAACGATTAAAGTCCTATGACACAGAATACTGAGTATGTATTTTTAGCACTACATGTGATAATGGTTTAAGCTGACCAACAAGCAAACCTCTGCAATAGCCAAGTTTCATATGAGAAAATATTAACCCAGAATGGCTTAATACAATTAACCACTGAGTTGTATAGTCTTGCAATCATCGTGGTCTAACTGCTAGTTGAGGATTATAAACTTCTAAAGTGTTTTTTATTCACATGCAGAAGTATCGGTGTAATTGATTAACATTGTAGTTATAATAGCCATTCTTAGCTTCTTCTTTATGAGTGAggctaaaatatatttttttctctctattgaTGGCAGTGGGATACTGCGATGGAAAACTCGGTGGAAAAGCGTACTTTGAGTGCAGGCCAGATCACGGAGCATTCTACAATGTTTCAAGTGTAACAGCAATAATAACTTAATGGAGCTTACAGCCAGGATGGAAACACCTTTTCGAATCATGAGACACGACGGAAAAGTACGCAATGTGTGGTGAGAGGAAATATCACACTTTTATTGCTGCATTGTTTCACTTTGATGAGAAATGCTTTGTACATCTTTTGTACAGATTGTTTTATTTACACATTTGATACTGTTAGAAATCAAAAGTTTTTAACTCAGTGTGCACATGCTCTTTCTTCTCTGCAGGGAGTGAATATGAAAGTTCAGGGCCCTGAGAATCCTTGTTATGTACTCTTTTCTTGCACATATGTTGTGTGCAGTGTTGTCTTGAATAAATAGCTTTCTTTTTCATCGGTAACCTTGTTTAACTTTCTGCGTGTCTACGTGTGATTTTTTGGTGTTGTTATGTGGGCATTCAGTTGAGGCTGCATTCTTGCTTATTTTGTAGCAAGGCTTGCATTGCCAATTAAAAAAACTGGCTTTGGTCACAGCACAGTGTGCTCTCCACAGCCAATTCAGTATTTTCCTCAGCTGTCGTAGCCTACCAAAGTATGGCACACGAACGGCAAGGATAACACTGCTACTAAAAGTTCTATAAAAGCCCTAATTACTTACTTTATCACAGTTGTCAGGATAGTACTAGCTGGTGTCATGGCTTGGGCATTTGCTGTATTTCATCTGCATTGCTTGTGTAGTGCCATGTTTGCATATTTGGTTAAAGGCAATTTGCAAAGCAGTGGTCTTCACTCCACCACTATTCTTCTTTGATAAACCTGATTTCCGCACAAAGTGGGCAATGTGTCCTTGAACATGAAGGAGGGAGGCAAGAAAGCtcggtgtgtgtgtgcttgctttGAACATACACATTGCAGCATGGCATAAAAAGCTGCAAGGACGGAAACAGAGAGACTAGTTGTCCTGTACTGCTTTCACGCTAAGCAGGACCAGACATCTTACAACCTTGTACACTTGACGCCATTGTAGTTGTAATGATCACGTGACTGAATTTGATGATGATATTAAACCCTTACAACGCTTCAATGTCTCCGTAGGTGCATTATCTGTCTTGCGCAATAGCTTGCGAAAATCAAACACGCCCGGTGTTTGCCTGTTTGGGGATGGTTTGGGTGAAGGTGGAGGTTTTCGTAGGATCTTCTTGAACTGGTAGGGACCTTGGTTTGGGTCACTTTCTTGTGCTGTAGGCATCTCACAATGGACTGGAATGGTGGGCTCACTGTAAGAACAAGACAAAATAACGGTGTAGCGGTAGCCTGACACCTTACACCATGTCAAGCTACAAGTGCTAGCTGTGCTCACATTTTGTGGTTCTCTTTGAGTGAGCCTTCTTGCCACCAGGATTCCACTTCAACAATCGTTGGCCTGGGTCCACTGCTTAGGCTGCTAGAGTTTCCAGAAGCTGAAAGAAGCAGGCAGGCATGTAATATTTTTGATGTTAATCAGTCTTTAATACAAACAGCTGCAACCTGCAAGTACTACTTCACTGGCATTCATTTGCGATTTGGGAAAAACTGCAACTCACCCGAACTTGCGTCCATCTCTTGCTGTCTTTTCTGGTCTACATTGACTCCGTTAACTCCATTGCGCAACTCCCTTGGTGCCGGTTTCACAGGAACCTCTGTGGCCAGCATTTTTCTGTGTAACGGCAAAAGTTTTACTTTTGAGATAAACGAGACACTTGTTGTTAGAGTTAAGTACCCTGCATCTACATTTTGAAGCAAATGCAAGCACAGGCTGTTGTACCTTGTTAACACATGTTACTGGACCATTTGACTTATAATACTGTATAATGGACCATAATTAACTATGGCTACATTTTGTAAATTGATATAAAATAAGGTGGGTCCAAGATGAGTCCCTTAAATTCAATTATCATGAACACAAATTAAGCACACACTATGCTATTTGAAGGACCTAGAAATAATGCTGATGTGTCCTGTCATGTCAGCTCTCAAAAACAAATTAACGGTGTGGTAGCGGTGCACTCCATCTATTGCACTGGTGCTATGAATGTTCATAAATTTATATGCCAGTGTTGATATCAGCAGAATGCATGGATACTTTTTCAGTTATCCTCTTGCTGATATACAATAATGTTTCTTTTTCCCTCAGGATGGGAAGACATATATGCGCTCGTTCTCATGAGGTGATATTCTCAATGAATTTACTGTATATTTTGAATACATTTTTAGACCTATGATAAATGTGTGCAAGAAAATGGGCATTTTATATGGATGCACAGGAGCAAAATATGAGCCTTTGGTTGCTTTGTTATTTATCACCTTTGTTTAACATTTCATTTTGTATGGGGCACATTTATGATGAGCTATACAGTTCCAATTTGGTCGAGTGTGAAAAACTTAGCACTTGTTTGCTAAGACATTCTTGTCAAGAATATACAGTATGATGCAATAAGACACTTAGAAGTGGGAAGTCCTGGTCTTGATTCATATTGGTTGGAATATAACTACTGTAACGCTATCCTGTTACTCTGTTACACTGCAAGGGGATTATGTTATGCTGTCCTTATTTCATTTTGCATTATACACAGCACATTAGCACAGCATCAGACATCCTTGTTGGTACCGCTTTCTTTCATACTTTGCAAGCAATGCTTTGAAGCTGTGGAAATCACATAAGAACCGCTCTATGCATTTTgcactgcagctttttttttcacaaatatatGAAACGTGTGACTAAAAAAGCAACTATACTACAAGTACTACAATTGTGTATGTAAGGTTTGTCAAATCATGTATCGTACATGTTCGCGTTTCAAGTTTGCAAGCGTTTGTGACGGTCACAGCTGGCAGAGCCACACCACTCCACTTGTATGGCCTTAAATATACACTAAGCATagctgcatctttttttttcttttgagcgtAATACACTGTTTTCCTAGCAATGCTAATGAATATGATCATAAGATCGAACGAACGTAAGTTTTTGTCTAAAAATTTTGTTGAATAGCTCACATCAGTGCTGGTTCTAAATGGCTGGTTTTATTAcatgatagctttttttttttactgtacctGTCTTCTGCAGGGAGCTTGTGAGTACAGAGGTCAAAGTTGTTGAGATGCAGAGGCTTCTTTGGTTGTGGCCTTTGTTGGTGCTGGTGGTCGTGATTTCTGCAGCGACCATTGATCCTTCGCTCGCTTGGCACAGGAGTTTCGTCCTGCATCATTGAAAGCAAAAGCAGCATGGCCATAGTTTAGTAAGCTGCCTTTTCTTGCTTCTGTAGGAGCTAGACAGATTACCAATATTAATGCAAGCATCTGCGAAAATGGACTTGCGGGTGATAGTACTAAGCACTGTTAGTAGATTGATGAAATATTCTATCACTTTAGGAAAACTTGTGTGAAACTCACTTTGTGTAGGTCCCTGCAGGGTTCATACTATACAAGTACATTGCTTTGAGACAAGCGTCACGTACCGCAATGGTTTCACCATTCCTGGTAGACAGGCCAGGCACTTGGTGGCAGGTCATGATGAGCTGTGTAATGTTCGTGTTTGGATGCGCCTTCTTTAGACATCGATTCCTGCTGCTTGGGCAGTGGTGCACCTGTGAGAGCAGTGATGCATGTTCTTTTTAATAGTGGTAGACAACAGCAATAAATGATCAGTTATTAGACAGTTCTGGTTACAAAGCTGCAGTAACTTGCACACTTTCTTTTCTTATAAGTATTCATTATTACACAGATACCATGGCATAATAGGGAAAATGCTAACTTTGTCTTGTTGTATAGGTGCATTTAAACATGGCATTTACATACATCAAACCACACAGCGAGGTAAAAATGCAGTCGCGTCACCACGTAGCCATAGCATGCTGCAGCAGAGTAGGGCTGAGAAACCGCTGCTGTCTTACCATGGCCTTATGTATATTACTTTGTGAGAAATCATAACTATAACTTACATGACCAACGTATGTGATTATGCGTTTAAATTATTAGCATACTGTTCTTGTTTTTCGAGAATTCTACTTGTAGAAGAGCtgaattttgctgcttatgggtggtacatagagagagagagaatttatttacagaaaggtagagaggtcggcctgagctatagtttgctctggcctgctactctacactggggaagggtgactggggagtgaaagagtgatgaatgacgatggtaaggtagagagatgatatgttcttattagactgggtaactctacagacgtgcatctagttcagtggcttctaagaaagcgatgacggctcgtataaccacatgtgtgctgctggcgtcaggccaaggacttAACACAACCTCATaggttaatggtcgactaatatacggccaatcgaagatatcagttgctgacgttcgcttccatatgctggacagtcgcaaaatatatgctcgagcgtttctggcaaccgacagtgaccacaattgggacctgtgtcattacagccaatcaagtgtgtgtaacgtctcgtgtaagccacaccgaggcgaatgcggtggataatgcatgagatgcttcgctttgacttgtgaggcatacggaacttcatttccgggtcccatttgtgcagccgcttgtgctggtgttctggtttctgccagtgctctaagatggagttgCGCATTACGCGTCGAAGTAGGGTGTTAGTATCCTGTCGAGAAAATGCGATGCACACTTCCGGGCACTATTTAAAACTCTCTTAGCTTGTGCGTCCGCCTCttcattgcccattatgccacaatgagcaggtatccattgaaatgttacatgatgtccattttttgtagcaatgccaagAAGCTCTGCTATTTCAATCGATAAAGTATGATATGAACCTTGTCTCATGAAACCATCGatggtttgaagagcagctttggcatcgcacagtatcgtCCATTTACGAGCGGGTTCTGTCGACATGAAACGCATTGCCTCCCGAATAGTAACAAGTTCTGCGGctgttgatgtggtcttgtgatctaTCTTGAAACGTCGAGCTATCTTCATCTGCGAGATGACAAAGGCTGTACATAATGGTACACAATCATTGTTTTATTTTAGCTGCCAAGCTGGAACACAAAAGAAGAGAACAGATAGCATTACTGTGTTCACACTGTATTTGAGGTGGTAGTTGTATGCAGTAGTAGTTTATATATGCAGAAATGCAATACATTCACACTTTGTATGCACTTTTATGTTACGGTTAAAATATTACTAATTATGCAACAGTTGTGTAATAATTGTtaccgtttaacgtcccaaaaccaccacatcattatgagagatgccgtagtggaaggctctggaaattttaccATCTGGGGTTCCATAATGTgacctaaatctaggcacacgagcctcaagcatttttgctacCATCGAAAATGCGACTGCTGTGGTCGGCATTAGacctcgcgacctgcgggtcagcagtcaagtgccttagccacgagaccaccgtggcgagttgCAACTGTTGCATGGCTGATGGTTGAGTGGCTGTGATACACAGGGCGGCCATGTATTGATGGAGACATAATGCAAATATGTTTGTATACTTTAAACGTATATACCTGACCCAGTCTAATCAATATTAGTCCAGTGTTGCCCACTTCAGCATGCCTCATGGCATTTTCTCAAATCATGGTTTTGTCTTGTAGAACCTCAAAATTTATTTTTTCACGTTGCATAGCCCACCGCATGGTTTTGAACCCTTTTGAATTCATTTTTCACAATGCATGCTACTGAACAGTTGCAGTGCCTTATATCACACCGACTTGCCAGATATTTGAAGTGCGTGGGATCAGTTAAAATTTGTAGATTTGGCAGCTATTGATTTCTATGAACTGAACATCATCACACAAGTACCTTCTGGCAAAAGTCTAGTATCTTGAGGCACTTCCATGTGGAACCATTTGGGTCGACGCACTTGTGATGTGCTGCTTTTCTTCTATTTGCTGCCTCCTTATTCTTCTGGATCTTCATTTGACCTGCAGTTGTGAGTGCAATGCCAATGGAAAGACTGTAGATGGCACATTCACATTACTTTTACAACAATGCTATCAGTAATTGCACTGATAATGTCATCAAGCAGAATGCACTACCACAGTGTCATTGCAGTGTCACATTAAAATCTTATGCGTTATGGCAAAACTTACATCGCTGGGCGACCAGGGCAATGGCAAGTCTCCTCTTCTGCACATAGCGCTTTGCGAGCCACCTCCGGACAGCTGACTGTGCAATCACTATTTTCCGTATTTGCTGCTCATAAAGTCGAGAAAGGTATTCCACATGGTAGTACTTCAGGAATACCTGCAAGAAGTACACGGTCATGGAATTACCTAATTTAATGTATGTTCACAACAGTGAAGCATTGTTATCATATGCTTGCATACTCGTAATAAAAAACTCGATGTAGCCGTGTGCAGAGGATTTTTCACAAAAGTGTCTAATAACTTTTGAGGATACTTCCTTGCGATGTCAAGGCATCCAGCAAGTGCAGTGTTTGATCTAAGCTATAGACATTGTTTTCTGCATGAATGATAAATAGTTTATAAAAGTGATATCGCCGGAGGGTTATTGTTTGACATTACTGCCCTCTCCTAAGAAGTACTTTGGCTTGGGCTAGCTGGTTCATATACTTGATTTTGAACGGGCAGCACAATTACACAGAGAACAGTCCctattgtgtttcttttttctgcgTATTTGTGCTGCCCTTTCAAAATGAGTGCCCTATCCTGACCTTTATTACGATTGTGTGTGGGTCATACTAGGCAAGAATTGACCATCACCATAGTTTTCTGCATAATCTGCAGGTGTGATATAGTGGAAAGCACGTGAAGGTGAGTTGAGTTCACATCTGTAGAGGAagtggttgggggggggggggggaatgataATGGCAGTAGGAGTCTGGAGACAGCTCTGCTCAAGGCTTAACGAAGGAGTGGTCACAAAAGGACACAGCACTTGTCCACTCCCCAACAAGCAGTCTAACAAGTTGACTAACCCTTTGATACAGTGCAGAAGGCATGACAGGCAAAGTCaacatagttttttttgtttctacccAGGAGTTGACGGTGCAACACTAATGGCTTGTGGCGAAAGGAAAGCTTACGGCATAAGTTAGATCATGTGAGCCTGCTGTGACACTTGCTGTAGCCGGTGGTAAAGCATCAGCGTCAATGAAGTGGGGAAGGGGGTATAGGGGTATAGAAGGGTCTAAGCCCTCTACTCGAAATCATTTATAtattgcgtgtatatatatatatatgtgtatgcaCAGACACAAGGGGATCGGTAGAGTTAATCAGCACCCTCCAAAAAATGTTTCCGGCTACGCTTTTGATGCTCAACCATTGGGAGATCAATCAAGGTGCATTCCCGTTGTGTGTGCTCAAGCAGTTGGCGCCAGGAGACAGAAGGTAAGCGTGCACTGGAATACAGGTATGGTGCGGCGCGCTACCTGTGTCTATAATCGTGTGCACAGAGGGGCAGTGTGGGGGGACCTGAAGGGGGTGCCAAGTGTGCCTTATGCCTTTACTAAGTCGTACCTGTCCCGTCCTTTTTTAAAGAGCAATGTTATGAACATGCAGGTTTTGACAATAATGGTAGGCCGAGGACCACTGGTGTTGCATTTCAAAAGCCGCTTAAAACCTATTCTTACTCACAGAAAGCTGGAAACTAAAGACGCAGGTCGTTGCGAGAAGCACTTTAAGCtttgttttcattttattgcgatagcaattatatggacaaacTGGGCt
Above is a window of Rhipicephalus microplus isolate Deutch F79 chromosome 1, USDA_Rmic, whole genome shotgun sequence DNA encoding:
- the LOC119159536 gene encoding uncharacterized protein LOC119159536 encodes the protein MSGSPVPRSAITVSPPSRWAADAVAFVVKHSRAGIVPLCTNVAALLEQRDRLTQENEALGRELQACKLMSAQAADAKTVATNTHSPQHDHKPRGTEHAASASTFELATVSDAENFSRGIAASLVNTKKKGAIYTLKVLEQLHQFGNPWVPLDSCLCEACKSFEGTKVSPKALTFNLLDKGHTAVIRRKLSGKICYVGHLDTSAPHWIWLGLDLPYPVGYCDGKLGGKAYFECRPDHGAFYNVSSVTAIIT